TTGCACGAACGACGCCCAGTCTTCGTCGTTGTCGGCAATATAGAGACAGCCGCCCTGCCGCCATTCGAGATCGGCGCCGAGCTCGCGCTCGAGGCCTGCCCACTGGCGCATGCCGGCCATCATCAGCGGCACCTCGGCCGCCTCGCGGCCCTGCTGGCGCACGAAGCCCCATGCGCGCGTCGATTGCTGTCCCGCGATGCGGGATTTGTCGAAGACGACCGCCTTTATCCCGCGCAAACCGAGATAATAGGCGGCCGCGCAGCCCATGATGCCGGCGCCCGCGATCACGACGTCGGCTTGCGTGGGAAACGGTTCGTCGGCGCGCGCGAGCGTCTTGTGAAGCGGATAGGTCGTGGTCATATCGGAAGTTCTGACGAAAACGCCATCGGCGAAAACCCGTCACAGTAACCTGAGGAAACACCTTTCACAGAAAAACGCACACTAGTGCGCAGAACGAACTTTGTTTTGCGGTAAAGTTATCTTTTCCATGCGTGGCCGGTCGGCTCGCTTCATCCGGCGGCATCCAACGATGCCGTACCGTGCGCCTCGAGGCGCTCCGTTCTGAATCACTCGATCCGATCCGTTCCCGTAGTATGGCCAACGAAGCAATCACCACGGATTCCCTTGCCGTCGCCGAGCGCGTACGCGAACTGATGACCCGTCACGGCATCGGCAAGCGTCAGCAGACGACCGAGCTCTGTCGAATTCTCGACCTGAGCTTTTCCCAAGGGCATCGCAAGCTGCGCGGCAGCAGTCCCTGGACGCTCGCGCAAATCAAGAAAGTCGCCGAAGCCTATGGCGAGCCCGCCGCGCAGCTGTTCGGCGCGCAGGCCCTCGATCCCGGCATGGTCGGCGCATGCGCGCGCGACGCGGTGCTGTATGCGGGCATCGCCGAGATTCCATGCACCGCATGGATCGGCGGGCTGCTCGACGCGGGCGCGCGCCCCGAGTTCGTCGCGTACGAGCAGCAGGGCCGCTGGCGCGTGCTGCGCCACACGGGTGTCCTCTATCAAAACGCGTACGACGTTCACAAGATCGAGATCTATCCGCGTCGCGCCGAAAGCGACAGGCTGCTCGTCGCCGTGATCGACGCCGACAGCGTGAGCGCCGGCGAAGTCTGCCGCTATCTCGACGAGCAAGGTTTCGTGACGGCCCGCTTCGGCGGCGTCGATGCCTTCGTCGACGCGCTGCAGGGCCAGGCGTTCGACGCGGTCGTCACCGAGTGGATGTTCGACGGCCGCACCGCCGCCGATGCGATCCAGGCCGTGCGCGCGTCCGACAATCCGGGCGCGCCGATCTTCGTGCTGACGGGCGACCTGCTGACGGGCCGCGCAAGCGAGACCGAGATCAGCGAGGTGATCCGCGTGTACGACGTCGTCTGCTACGAGAAGCCCGCCCGCATGGCGATCCTGAGCGCCGATCTCGCGAAGCGCCTGTCGCGCGCGTGACGGCGGCGGCGCGCGGCATGCGCGCCGGTCCGCGGGTGTCGGGCATGCCGCAGCCGCGTTGGCCGCGACCAATTTTGAGATAGCCCTCCCTCTCGCGAAATCGCGACGATTCGTCGCCGACGAATTGCAGGTGACGACGCATGTACATTTGCGGCATTTGCGCGTTCTCCACCCCTCTTCCACGTGCGTCGCGTCTCTCCCGCCGGTCGTTCGTCGCGTCGACCGGCGAGCGCGCCAGGCCGCTCCGCATGCCGAACGCGTACATCGACGTGACGTCGTGCGTGTGACACGCTCAACACGCTCGCATCGATCGACGCGGATAGGCGTCCGCGGCTTTGCTTCCACCATCTCTTCTGCGTGATTCGCCGCATGCGCCCGCACCCCATCGAGCGCCGACTTCGTCGCGCACTGTCACGCCCCGCAAAGGCACACCGCCGGGCGCACGTCGATGCATGATGCATGCACAACGCGTCCGCACCGATTCGTCAATGCCGCCTTCCCACCCTGCGTCGCCGGACTAACTGGCCCGGCGCCAATCGCCGCGCGTCCTG
This genomic stretch from Burkholderia oklahomensis C6786 harbors:
- a CDS encoding helix-turn-helix domain-containing protein, with protein sequence MANEAITTDSLAVAERVRELMTRHGIGKRQQTTELCRILDLSFSQGHRKLRGSSPWTLAQIKKVAEAYGEPAAQLFGAQALDPGMVGACARDAVLYAGIAEIPCTAWIGGLLDAGARPEFVAYEQQGRWRVLRHTGVLYQNAYDVHKIEIYPRRAESDRLLVAVIDADSVSAGEVCRYLDEQGFVTARFGGVDAFVDALQGQAFDAVVTEWMFDGRTAADAIQAVRASDNPGAPIFVLTGDLLTGRASETEISEVIRVYDVVCYEKPARMAILSADLAKRLSRA